The Coprobacillus cateniformis DNA window TGTGTCATATTCTCTTGAACTGTTCTTAACATTTTTTCAAGAAGTTCAACTTCTTCGCGACTAAACATATTTTCAATATCACCAAGGGTCTTTTTAATATAGCGATCGTTATCACGATAACAAGATAAGAATTTCTTTGTGACTTTTAAACGAAAAGCTCTTTTATCTTCTTTGCAGACTGTTTTTGTTAAATAACCTTTATCAATCATTTGATTGATTTTATAAGTTGCATTAGGTTGAGAAATGCCCATATATTTTGCATAATCTAAAATAGTAGGGTTATCTAACATATATATAATGTCTA harbors:
- a CDS encoding MarR family transcriptional regulator; its protein translation is MLSKEFQAVYNIFKMNFYASMCANSKELTMQEAFSLDIIYMLDNPTILDYAKYMGISQPNATYKINQMIDKGYLTKTVCKEDKRAFRLKVTKKFLSCYRDNDRYIKKTLGDIENMFSREEVELLEKMLRTVQENMTQGE